A single Branchiostoma floridae strain S238N-H82 chromosome 11, Bfl_VNyyK, whole genome shotgun sequence DNA region contains:
- the LOC118425363 gene encoding leucine-rich repeat-containing protein 15-like has translation MGRKLRHLLIFLLIILKEPNMPEADCKKLKTLYLSDNRITDIQPGVLPNLPKLTTLSLAGNQITKLEPGAFQNLPELCICSLFGNKIIVIQRGVFSHLTMLQVLYLFNNQITTIQAGAFSNLPRLVKLTLCNNQISNIRSGVFSNLPKLTNLNLHSNKITEIQSGAFSDLPKLTELYLQSNRITNIQSGAFSNLPKLERLNLEFNQITKIDPSTLSKIPQLKCLYLQNNNITEINPSTFSKLSQLEFLYLYTNQISVLPRSAYVESQECFF, from the exons ATGGGAAGGaagctgcgacacctgctgattTTTCtgctcatcatcctgaaggaaccCAACATGCCAGAAGCTGACTGCAAGA AGCTCAAAACGTTGTATCTGTCTGACAACCGAATAACTGACATTCAGCCTGGTGTACTTCCAAATTTACCGAAGCTCACAACGTTGTCACTTGCCGGCAATCAAATAACTAAATTGGAGCCTGGTGCATTTCAAAATCTCCCAGAGCTGTGTATATGTAGTCTATTCGGTAACAAAATAATTGTCATTCAGAGAGGTGTATTCTCACATCTAACAATGCTTCAAGTTCTGTACCTTTTCAACAACCAAATAACTACCATTCAGGCTGGTGCATTTTCAAACCTACCAAGGCTCGTCAAGTTGACGCTATGCAATAATCAAATAAGTAACATTCGTTCAGGCgtattttcaaatctaccaaaGCTCACAAATTTAAACCTACACTCGAATAAAATAACTGAAATTCAGTCTGGAGCATTTTCAGACCTACCAAAGCTCACGGAATTGTACCTTCAAAGCAATAGAATAACTAACATTCAGTCTggagcattctcaaatctacccaagctCGAGCGTTTGAATCTGGAATTTAACCAAATCACTAAGATTGATCCTAGCACACTGTCAAAAATACCCCAGCTGAAATGTCTGTACCTGCAGAACAACAACATAACTGAGATTAACCCAAGTACATTCTCAAAGCTATCACAGCTCGAATTCCTGTACCTGTACACAAACCAGATATCTGTCTTACCACGGTCAGCCTATG TGGAGAGCCAAGAATGCTTCTTCTGA